In one Candidatus Nomurabacteria bacterium genomic region, the following are encoded:
- a CDS encoding Hsp20/alpha crystallin family protein, producing MSNLVKWDPFTELSVLQKQFFGDDWMSPVKGMNIPTTDVYTKDNELVVEAHLPNFDQDDINIQVEEGSLIVSAERHEKEEDKDKKYVVRESSSSFYRRIALPKRADADKIEAHLNEGVLTVKVPLAPLSEPKKIAISSNKKKWRSFQRKRLIHESLPEYG from the coding sequence ATGAGCAATCTTGTAAAGTGGGATCCTTTTACAGAACTTTCTGTATTACAAAAACAGTTTTTCGGTGACGATTGGATGTCACCGGTCAAGGGAATGAACATTCCTACTACGGATGTTTATACAAAAGACAACGAGCTGGTCGTTGAGGCTCATCTGCCAAACTTTGATCAGGACGATATAAACATTCAGGTTGAGGAAGGCTCTTTGATTGTTAGCGCAGAACGGCACGAAAAAGAAGAGGATAAAGATAAAAAATACGTTGTGCGCGAAAGTTCAAGCAGCTTTTATCGTCGTATCGCTTTGCCAAAGCGTGCGGACGCTGACAAAATCGAAGCACATCTTAACGAAGGAGTGTTGACAGTAAAGGTGCCGCTAGCGCCGCTTTCAGAACCAAAAAAAATCGCTATTTCAAGCAACAAGAAAAAGTGGAGAAGTTTTCAGAGGAAGAGGCTCATTCACGAGTCTCTTCCTGAATATGGGTAA